In Silene latifolia isolate original U9 population unplaced genomic scaffold, ASM4854445v1 scaffold_167, whole genome shotgun sequence, a single window of DNA contains:
- the LOC141638046 gene encoding triacylglycerol lipase OBL1 isoform X1: protein MDEWKYLILRPETASISDLWKFWRNDDYLSGSKFIQINLNNNNNNNNTITNIITITNNNITITNNSSNYYEGFNEDYRGLFEGGKDHRWVIVVSVIMMKLLRLFSKPLKWFGYLVDFLLNLFILNGDFLGFVFNLLQGKLILPQRETSTFISAIGHLDGRINLYETDRFEGRIMMRNKSLMDLCIMASKLAYENVVLVKEVVVNSWKMHFVDFYNGWNEYHQQRSTQVFIFCDKPVDANLIIISFRGTEPFDTNDWSTDFDYSWYEIPGVGKIHLGFLEALGLGNRNDTKTFQQNLQVNDVSAVDQISSSDMGQLTAYHAVRTKLKELLAENSSAKFVVTGHSLGGALAILFPIVLVLHGETEMLRRLFGVYTFGQPRIGDRELGRFMKAHLCEPEARYFRVVYCNDGVPRIPYDDKTFLYKHFGECLYYNSFYSEQKVDEKPNKNLLGLRYLIPAYMNAVWELIRGLTMHYMHGLDFKENWVSILVRIVGLALPGLSAHSPRDYVNSVRLGAQHSLHMSPLE from the exons ATGGATGAGTGGAAATACTTAATCCTACGGCCAGAAACAGCTTCAATTAGTGACTTATGGAAATTTTGGAGAAATGATGATTATTTAAGTGGCTCCAAGTTTATACAAATtaatcttaataataataataacaataataatactattactaatattattactattactaataataatattactattactaataatagtagtaattatTATGAAGGTTTTAATGAAGATTATAGGGGATTGTTTGAAGGTGGGAAGGATCATAGATGGGTGATAGTTGTATCAGTTATAATGATGAAGTTGTTAAGGTTGTTTAGTAAACCATTGAAGTGGTTTGGTTACTTGGTTGATTTCTTGCTTAATCTCTTCATTCTTAATGGGGACTTTCTTGGTTTTGTATTCAATTTGTTACAAG GAAAGCTGATACTTCCACAAAGAGAAACATCAACTTTCATAAGCGCAATCGGACATTTGGATGGTCGCATTAACTTGTATGAGACTGATCGTTTTGAGGGGAGAATTATGATGAGGAACAAGTCTCTTATGGACCTCTGCATTATGGCTTCCAAGTTAGCTTATGAAAATGTTGTTCTCGTTAAAGAAGTTGTCGTTAATAGTTGGAAG ATGCACTTTGTGGATTTCTACAATGGCTGGAATG AATATCATCAGCAGAGGTCTACCCAAGTCTTTATCTTCTGCGATAAGCCTGTCGATGCTAATCTGATAATAATAAGTTTCAGAGGCACTGAGCCCTTTGATACTAATGATTGGAGTACAGATTTCGACTATTCTTGGTACGAGATCCCAGGAGTCGGGAAAATTCACTTGGGATTCTTAGAAGCCTTGGGTTTAGGTAACCGAAATGATACTAAAACATTTCAGCAGAACCTTCAAGTGAACGATGTCTCTGCTGTCGATCAAATCTCTTCATCGGATATGGGACAACTAACAGCCTATCATGCTGTAAGAACCAAGCTGAAGGAGTTATTGGCAGAAAATAGCAGTGCAAAATTCGTCGTTACTGGGCACAGCTTAGGTGGGGCCCTTGCGATCTTGTTCCCAATCGTGCTGGTCTTACATGGCGAGACAGAAATGTTGCGTAGGTTGTTTGGCGTCTACACATTCGGGCAGCCGAGGATTGGAGACAGGGAACTAGGGAGGTTCATGAAAGCTCATCTCTGTGAGCCTGAGGCGAGGTACTTCAGAGTTGTTTACTGCAATGACGGTGTGCCTCGAATACCTTATGATGACAAAACATTCTTGTACAAGCATTTTGGTGAATGCCTATACTACAACAGCTTCTATTCTGAGCAG AAAGTAGACGAGAAGCCAAACAAGAACCTTCTGGGGTTAAGGTACCTGATTCCGGCATACATGAACGCAGTCTGGGAGTTGATCAGGGGACTAACAATGCATTACATGCACGGTTTAGACTTCAAAGAGAACTGGGTTTCGATACTGGTGAGGATAGTAGGACTAGCATTACCGGGTTTATCTGCTCATAGCCCCAGGGATTATGTCAATTCTGTGAGATTAGGGGCTCAACATTCTCTTCACATGTCCCCTCTGGAATGA
- the LOC141638046 gene encoding triacylglycerol lipase OBL1 isoform X2 — translation MDEWKYLILRPETASISDLWKFWRNDDYLSGSKFIQINLNNNNNNNNTITNIITITNNNITITNNSSNYYEGFNEDYRGLFEGGKDHRWVIVVSVIMMKLLRLFSKPLKWFGYLVDFLLNLFILNGDFLGFVFNLLQEYHQQRSTQVFIFCDKPVDANLIIISFRGTEPFDTNDWSTDFDYSWYEIPGVGKIHLGFLEALGLGNRNDTKTFQQNLQVNDVSAVDQISSSDMGQLTAYHAVRTKLKELLAENSSAKFVVTGHSLGGALAILFPIVLVLHGETEMLRRLFGVYTFGQPRIGDRELGRFMKAHLCEPEARYFRVVYCNDGVPRIPYDDKTFLYKHFGECLYYNSFYSEQKVDEKPNKNLLGLRYLIPAYMNAVWELIRGLTMHYMHGLDFKENWVSILVRIVGLALPGLSAHSPRDYVNSVRLGAQHSLHMSPLE, via the exons ATGGATGAGTGGAAATACTTAATCCTACGGCCAGAAACAGCTTCAATTAGTGACTTATGGAAATTTTGGAGAAATGATGATTATTTAAGTGGCTCCAAGTTTATACAAATtaatcttaataataataataacaataataatactattactaatattattactattactaataataatattactattactaataatagtagtaattatTATGAAGGTTTTAATGAAGATTATAGGGGATTGTTTGAAGGTGGGAAGGATCATAGATGGGTGATAGTTGTATCAGTTATAATGATGAAGTTGTTAAGGTTGTTTAGTAAACCATTGAAGTGGTTTGGTTACTTGGTTGATTTCTTGCTTAATCTCTTCATTCTTAATGGGGACTTTCTTGGTTTTGTATTCAATTTGTTACAAG AATATCATCAGCAGAGGTCTACCCAAGTCTTTATCTTCTGCGATAAGCCTGTCGATGCTAATCTGATAATAATAAGTTTCAGAGGCACTGAGCCCTTTGATACTAATGATTGGAGTACAGATTTCGACTATTCTTGGTACGAGATCCCAGGAGTCGGGAAAATTCACTTGGGATTCTTAGAAGCCTTGGGTTTAGGTAACCGAAATGATACTAAAACATTTCAGCAGAACCTTCAAGTGAACGATGTCTCTGCTGTCGATCAAATCTCTTCATCGGATATGGGACAACTAACAGCCTATCATGCTGTAAGAACCAAGCTGAAGGAGTTATTGGCAGAAAATAGCAGTGCAAAATTCGTCGTTACTGGGCACAGCTTAGGTGGGGCCCTTGCGATCTTGTTCCCAATCGTGCTGGTCTTACATGGCGAGACAGAAATGTTGCGTAGGTTGTTTGGCGTCTACACATTCGGGCAGCCGAGGATTGGAGACAGGGAACTAGGGAGGTTCATGAAAGCTCATCTCTGTGAGCCTGAGGCGAGGTACTTCAGAGTTGTTTACTGCAATGACGGTGTGCCTCGAATACCTTATGATGACAAAACATTCTTGTACAAGCATTTTGGTGAATGCCTATACTACAACAGCTTCTATTCTGAGCAG AAAGTAGACGAGAAGCCAAACAAGAACCTTCTGGGGTTAAGGTACCTGATTCCGGCATACATGAACGCAGTCTGGGAGTTGATCAGGGGACTAACAATGCATTACATGCACGGTTTAGACTTCAAAGAGAACTGGGTTTCGATACTGGTGAGGATAGTAGGACTAGCATTACCGGGTTTATCTGCTCATAGCCCCAGGGATTATGTCAATTCTGTGAGATTAGGGGCTCAACATTCTCTTCACATGTCCCCTCTGGAATGA
- the LOC141638047 gene encoding uncharacterized protein LOC141638047 yields the protein MTVVEGTMVDSKKNPALSNLKYAGLKRLGRKNPFLRYGLPLISLTVFGTIGLGHMLQGSKDIAKVKDDHEWEIIEERKALSRTGPLNAYQPKKISLEDELKAFQEKVDINNYEYKSIPRPADTSSH from the exons ATGACAGTTGTTGAGGGAACGATGGTTGATTCTAAGAAAAATCCGGCATTGTCGAATTTAAAGTACGCGGGTTTGAAGCGATTAGGGAGAAAGAACCCGTTTTTACGATATGGGCTTCCTCTTATTTCACTCACTGTTTTTGGAACAATTGGTCTTGGCCATATGTTGCAAGGAAG CAAGGATATCGCAAAAGTGAAAGACGATCATGAGTGGGAAATCATAGAGGAAAGAAAAGCCCTTTCGAGAACAGGACCTCTCAATGCTTATCAGCCTAAAAAGATTTCATTGGAGGATGAACTCAAG GCGTTCCAGGAGAAAGTCGATATAAACAACTACGAGTACAAGAGCATTCCTCGGCCTGCTGATACTTCATCACACTAG